A window of Pseudophryne corroboree isolate aPseCor3 chromosome 1, aPseCor3.hap2, whole genome shotgun sequence genomic DNA:
gtgtttcagaattgggggccctatcgtgtaaaattccctacttggtcttttactaggacagagcggagctcatgactaggcagcagttcctgctgaaggtcgtctctgcgttccacttgaatcaacctattgtggttccgtcaagttctggcacttctgctcctccggaggcataggatgctgtgcgagccttgaagatctacatcaagaggacggctcggatcagagagacggattccttgtttgtgcaatatgatgcgcagaaaaagggttgcactgcttcgaagcagtccattgctcgttggattaggcttactatccaacaggcctatgtgtcggcagccttgcctgtttcatagtctctgaaggcccactctacaagattggtggTGTCTTCCtgcgcggctgcccgtggagtctcggccttgcaactatgccgcgctgctacctggtcggggaagaacacgtttttgttaagttctacaggtttgatgccctggccaaagaggatacccagtttgggcaggcggtgctgcagacgtctccgcacattcccacccattctggaagctttgtgacgtacccatcgtactaattcccccaatatcccttatagatgctagagaaaataggattttaattacttactggtaaatccttttctcttagtccataagggATGTTGGGAACCCACctgagtgcgttgacttttctgcaggttttctcttatatggttacctgttcagctgttgctgttttttgttcacaGCCATTGCTGGTCGTTTTACGTTATTggtgtgtgaatctcgccactcatTGTTGttttgttccttctctcaagtatgtccattctccttcgggcactattttacctgtaactgcctgtgggagggggcatagaggggaggagcaagcacacccagttgaagaaatttaaagtgcaccagcttctttggaccccgtctgtaccccatcgtactaattccccaatatcccttatggactatgagaaaaggatttaccggaaggtaatttaatcttttttttttttttttttaatgcaagaaATGCAACTCAATGTGTGGGATGCACCAggacactgtgctgattaatttgatatgcaacacttctattATACATGTATGACTGGTTAACGTAGTCTGTATACAAAGAAcagcagaacttgtattggaaaaaagctgctgtCGCTGCATCCTAGCACTTAGTACACCGTTTCAGAGACTCTGTTgcaaacagatatacaagtgtcacatattacAATAATCAGCGTAGTTTCCTGGTGCGAGTATGGGTCATACGGTCGACAACTGAAATAGGTCaatacagtcattatgtcgacaggaacaaagtcgacatggaaaaaggtcaacatcgtaaagtgactgggaaccgtgcaccatgtcccctcgcatggcgagcttcgggcaggttactattcccagtcgtagtccacgtagatcgtaaagtatgaaaatgaaaaaaaaaaagtgaaacgcatgtcgacctttttccacgttgaCCTAGTGACTATgttaacctaatgaccgtatcgccctggtgcatcctagtcacattgcaactaagatgcatatttgtggggggggggggagaaatacaCACGATGCTAGCATAGTCTCATGGGACTTGGCACATCTCGAGGcattgtttggcatgactgcagcaatgatgtacgaTGACACATCTGTAATTATTGGATGGATAACAGCTGAATCATGCTGGTGCTTCTCAATGACAAATAGGTGGAAAAAAAAGTGATGATGtggagttttttttgttttatgccaAGATTCTGTAAAACATTTTTcaagttgtatgtatgtatgtatgtatgtatgtatgtattgtttgcctccttttttttttttttttttttaaaccatctttctctaacgtcctagtggatgctggggactccgtaaggaccatggggaatagactgctccgcaggagacagggcactttaaaaaagaattaggactactggtgtgcactggctcctccctctatgcccctcctccagacctcagttagaatctgtgcccggccgagctgggtgcactttagtgagctctcctgagcttgctaataagaaagtattttgttaggattttttattttcagagagatctgctggcaacaggctctctgctacgtgggactgaggggagagaagcagacctactaactgcggataggtcatgcttcttaggctactggacaccattagctccagagggatcgaacacaggaacgcacccttggtcgtccgatcccggagccgcgccgccgtccccctcgcagagccagaagccggcgtgtgaagcaagaagacgtcaaaagcggcggcagaagactccagtcttcacatgaggtagcgcacagcactgcagctgtgcgccattgctcccacaacaaacccacacacaccggtcactgtaggatgcagggcgcatggggggggggggggggggcgccatgggcagcaattaagtacctcttggcataaaagggcatatatacagttgggcactgtatatatgcatgaccccctgccattattttacacaaaatcgcgggacagaagcccgccgctgagggggcggggcttcttcctcagcactcaccagcgccattttctctccacagctccgctgagaggaagctccccaggctctcccctgcagattcacggtagaaagagggtaaaaagagagggggggcacataaatttagcgcaatatcagtatatacagcagctactgggtaaacactaagttactgtgtaattcctgggtcatatagcgctggggtgtgtgctgacatactctctctctctgtctctccaaaaggccttgtgggggttctgtcctcaaatagagcatctcctgtgtgtgtggtgtcggtacgcttgtgtcaacatgtttgacgaggaaggctatgtggaagcagagcaggtgcagatgaatgtggtgtctccgccgacggtgccgacacctgattggatggatatgtggaaggtgttaaatgataatgtaaactccttgcataaaaggttggataaagctgatgccttgggacagtcagggtcccaacccatgcctgatcctacagcgcagaggccgtcagggtctcagaagcgcccactatcccaaattgttgacacggatatcgacacggattctgactccagtgtcgatggcgatgatgcaaagttgcagcctaaaatggctaaagccatccgctacatgattatagcaatgaaggatgtattgcacatctcagaggaaaaccctgtccctgccaagagggtttatatgtttgcggagaaaaggcaagaagtgacttttcccccttcacatgagttaaatgagttatgtgaaaaagcttgggattctcctgataggaaaatgcatatttccaaacggttacttatggcgtatcctttccagccaacggacaggttacgctgggaatcctcccctagggtagacaaagctttgacacgcttatctaagaaggtagccctgccgtcacagaatacggccgccctaaaagatcctgcggatagaaagcaggaaggtattctgaagtccgtttacacacattcaggtaccctactaaggccggcaattgcgtcggcctggatgtgtagtgctgtagcagcatggacagatactctgtctgaggagcttgataccttggccaaggatactatattgctgaccctggggcatataaaagacgctgtcctatacatgagggatgcccagagagacatttgcctactgggctctagaataaatgcaatgtcaatttctgccagaagggtcctgtggactctgcaatggacaggtgatgccgactcaaaaaagcacatggaggttttaccttataagggtgaggaattgtttggggacggtctctcggacctagtttccacagctacggctgggaagtcaaattttttgccatatattccctcacaacctaagaaagcaccgtattaccaaatgcagtcctttcgatcacaaagaggcaagaaagtcagaggtgcgtcctttctttccagaggcaggggtagaggaaagaagctgcacaatacagctagttcccaggaacagaagtcctccccggcttccactaaatccaccgcatgaatcCAGGAGCGGtgtgggcgcgtctccgaaatttcagccaccagtgggttcgctcacaggtggatccctgggctatacagattgtgtctcagggatacaagctggaattcgaagtgatgccccctcaccgttacctcaaatcggccctgccagcttcccccatagaaagggaagtagtgttagcggcaattcacaaattatatctccagcaggtggtggtaaaggttcccctccctcaacagggaaggggttactattccacaatgtttgtggttccgaaaccggacggttcggtcagacccatattgaatttaaaatccctgaacatttacctgaaaaggttcaagatggaatcgctcagggcggtcattgcaagcctggaagagggggattttatggtgtctctggacataaaggatgcttacctgcatgtccccatttatccacctcatcaggagtacctcagatttgtggtacaggactgtcattaccaattccagacgttgccgtttggtctgtccacggcaccgagaatatttaccaaggtaatggcagaaatgatggtgcttctgcgaaagcaaggagttacaattatcccatacttggacgatctcctcataaaggcgaggtccagagagcagttgctgatcagcgtagcacactctcgggaggtgttacaacagcacggctggattctgaatattccaaagtcgcagctgattcctacgacgagtctgcccttcctgggcatgattctggacacagaccagaagaaggtgtttctcccggaggagaaggcccaggagctcgtgactctggtcagagacctcttaaaaccaaaacaggtgtcggtgcatctatgcacgcgagtcctgggaaagatggtggcatcatacgaagccattcccttcggcaggttccatgcgaggacctttcagtgggatctgttggacaagtggtccggatcgcatcttcagatgcatcggctgatcaccctatcccccagggccagggtgtctcttctgtggtggctgcagagtgctcaccttctcgagggccgcaggttcggcatacaggactgggtcctggtgaccatggatgcaagcctccgtgggtggggggcagtcactcagggaagaaacttccaggggctgtggtcaagtcaagagacttgtctgcacataaatatcctggaacgaagggccatatacaacgccctgagtcaagcggagcctctgcttcgcaaccaaccgctgctgattcagtcagacaacatcaccgcagtggctcatgtaaaccgccagggcggcacaagaagcagggtggcaatggcagaagccaccagaattcttcgctgggcggagaatcacgtgcaagcactgtcagcagtgttcattccgggagtggacaactgggaagcagacttcctcagcaggcacgacctccacccgggagagtggggacttcatcaagaagtcttcacacagattacaaatcgatgggaacttccacaggtggacatgatggcatcccgcctcaacaaaaagctacaacggtattgcgccaggtcaagagacactcaggcgatagctgtggacgcactagtgacaccgtgggtgttccagtcggtttatgtgtttcctcctcttcctctcatacacaaggtgctgagaatcgtaagaaaaagaagagtgagaacaatactcattgttccggattggccaagaagggcttggtatccggaactgctagaaatgctcagaggacccatggcctctgcctctcagacaggatctgttgcaacaggggccctgtctgttccaagacttaccgcggctgcgtttgacggcatggcagttgaacgccggatcctagcggataaaggcattccggatgaggttattcctacgctgataaaggctagcaaggacgtgacagcaaaacattatcaccgtatatggcaaaaatatgttgcttggtgtgaggccaggaaggcccctacagaggaattccaactgggccgtttccttcacttcctacaggcgggagtgactatgggcttaaaattagggtccattaaggtccagatttcggccctatccattttctttcaaaaggaactggcttctcttcctgaagttcaaacttttgtaaaaggagtgctgcatattcagccgccttttgtgccaccagtggcaccttgggatcttaacgtggtgttgagtttcctgaaatctcactggtttgagccacttaagaccgtggagttaaaatatctcacgtggaaagtggtcatgctattggccttagcctcggctaggcgtgtgtctgaattggcggctttgtcatgtaaaagcccctatctggttttccatatggacagggcagagttacggactcgtccgcaatttctgccaaaggtggtgtcatcctttcatttgaaccaacctattgtggtgcctgcggctactcgtgacttggaggattccaagttactagatgtagtcagggctttgaagatttatgtagccagaacggctggagtcaggaaaactgactcgctgtttaccctgtatgcatccaacaagctgggtgctcctgcttcaaagcaaactattgctcgctggatctgtaacacgattcagcaggctcattctgcggctggattgccgcatccaaaatcagtaatagcccattccacaaggaaggtaggcgcttcttgggcggctgcccgaggggtctcggcattacagctttgccgagcagctacttggtcgggttcaaacaccttttgcaaagttctacaagtttgataccctggctgaggaggaccttgagtttgctcattcggtgctgcagagtcatccgcactctcccgcccgtttgggagctttggtataatccccatggtccttacggagtccccagcatccactaggacgttagagaaaataagattttacttaccggtaaatctatttctcgtagtccgtagtggatgctgggcgcccgtcccaagtgcggacgacttctgcaatacttgtatatagttattgcttaaataagggtcatgttatggttgcatcaggtttgtctgatgctctgttgttcatactgttaactgggtaagtttatcacgagttatacggtgtgattggtgtggctggtatgagtcttgccctggattccaaaatcctttccttgtactgtcagctcttccgggcacagtttccttaactgaggtctggaggaggggcatagagggaggagccagtgcacaccagtagtcctaattctttcttaaagtgccctgtctcctgcggagcccatctattccccatggtccttacggagtccccagcatccactacggactacgagaaatagatttaccggtaagtaaaatcttattttaacatatattaaaattattttattttttttaaatctagagCACCAAGAGTATTAAAAAGGAGGAGCTAAGCGCCCCTGCACCAACAATTTCTGAAATGGACCCTGCTATTGGTTTACTGCTGCCTCCTCCATACACTCCCAGTCATATAGCCGTGATTTGTGACCATAATTACACTGTGGAAGATACAGTACTTCAGAGGAGGAGAATACAGCAGCTGGAAGAGCAGGTTGATAAACTCAGGAAAAAGCTTAGAATTGCAAATCAGAGGTGCAGGAGACAAGAGCGCAGTCTGGAAAAGCTGGAAAAAGAGGTTTCAGATTATAAAAAtggatctggctttgtgattgttcCAAGCAATTATTTTGAAGTGTACAATGAAAGTGAAAGAACTGAGACCCACTCAATTATAAATATCTAGATCTGTAGCTTGTTCAGGTGATTTGAGCATTGGTGAGATAACATACAAACACCGTTCCACTATTTCATTACTTATGATGAGCTCTTTGCCACAAAAGTTCTATTGCTTCTTATAGACAGGCTTCTAACAACTCCTGTTTTGTATTAACTCCTATATGATATGTCTGCTTATGTTACTGAGATAATACATGATCAAGTGAACATTTTCTAAGATCTGAAAGGATCATATAAAAACAAATGGCTCATATACCTCTCTACTTAGCTGTTCATTAAAATATTGCTTCTATGAAACTATTATCTCCCTAATTAATTTCTAACCGTAATCTTACCTAATAGTTTAACTTTAGGAGAAGTCctattcttaaggtgggtacacactaggcgatgtgcttggTGAATggcatcgcctagtgtttcccctcccgggccgccctacgacgggcatacacactgtgcgatatcactaataATATCACACAGTGATGTCATGCTGTGGCCGGCCGGAGCATGcaactttggacgatgagtccaaattgagctgcatgcacggtcaAGACAGAGTGTCGTTAACGACACttggcggcggcatacacactgggcaatatagtaaactatatcactcaggagggggaaaatgagcgatatagtttactatatcactaagtgtgtacccaccttctaAGCATCCAAACtgaggtttttttgttttgtttttttacagaatATAAAAACAGTTTTATAATTGAACGTAAGCTTGGTAATTTGTGGTCTGTTATACCTTCTCTTTAGTATGTTATGTAAAAAGCAGCGTTAGCAATAGAGTATGACCTTTCTGCAAGCATCTATTACCACAGCAGCTGAAGGTGATTTGTAAAGGTTATTAGTCATTGCACTAACAGAGAAACACCACAACCATATAATTAGAACAATGTACAAGTTTAAATGTTTCACAATAATTGTTATGATGAGAAAAACAAGTTTAAAATGCATGATTTTCAGTTAAGATTTATGTCCTCCAAATATTGGAAATTCTGTGAGGACAAAAAAAATTTCTTTTGATATGATGTGTTAAATGTTCTGTTTTTGTAACATTGACATTAAAGTTACTATTATAGTGGTTTCTTTAATATAAAGCTAATTGTAGTCTGTGTGTTTATTCATGTTGCATCAAAACTTATTTTCTAAGCCAATTAGTTACCATGTAGTTTCCTTTGTGTCATGGACCGGGGACTCTCCTCTGGTGCCGGTCTCCGGGAGCTCCATATCTGAGGGCTAGTGGTGCGGTATCGGAGGTCTGCGAGGGCCTCTGGTGTGCTGCAGCTGAGGGGGAGCAGGTGACTGTTTGACTTGCagtcactggagcactgtgcagggaggctgcctgagtAAGATCCCCTTCTCTGGCGTGTATGCAGTACTGGGGGCCGCCACGTTGGGGACCAATTTTATAGTATGCCAATAGGATTTGGTCTCTGGTCTCTTCCAGCTGATCACAGGCTGAGCTCTCTGGTGAAAGAGGGCAGTCTGGTTTCAGTCCTTGCCAGTGCTTTGTTTATCTCAGTACAGGTGTCTTGGCTCTGTGCTCCCTGCAGGTTTACCTATGAGCCTTTCCAGGGTAAGGATCTTCAGCTCCATGGAATCGTTACCTTAGTTCCTTACTGCCGCCCAACCGCCAGTGGTTTCCTCAGCCCCGCGGGTCACAGCTTGCCGCTTAGGACAGCGCCTCCTGGAGTCCTATCCATAGAGGAAAATTGCAGTccgtcagtgttcttcagccacgacaAGCAATGATCCATTATACAAACTTCTTCATTGTTCTTGAGTCACGTCAGTAATTATCCAGCACACAATCTATttcagtgctcttcagccatgtccgtAATCATCCAGCTAACAAACTCTTTCTGTAACGTTTGTTCTTGGACATTCCTCATTTAAGGTTTCCGGATTTTGCATCTTATTCTTCAGTTATTTTTGCTCTCACGTCTCTACTATAAAAAAGTTTGAGAAGAAATTAAATTTGTCCTCCTCAGTTCCTCTTTGCGGAAGCATCTACTTCTTCCACTAGCACTCACTTAACGGACTCGCAAATGCCGCaatttgtgacagtaagcactggcttcATGAATCCTACAGGTAAGCAAGCATCTGAAGGTAATGCCACGGCTAATATTCTGACTACCTAAACTAACAACATCTACTCAGGTGCAGTTGGTACAAGCCATGCACTCTGTCTGTATGACTGGATGCACTGCATGTTACTATCATGACGCCACAGATTCCAGCTCCTGCAGCTTCTCCAATAGCATCACCGTCTGTTCCAGTTCCCGTATCTTGTTTACAGTTATCCTCGCCTGGTAAATTTGGTGGAGATCCGAAGCTCTGCAGTGAATTCTTAAACCAGTGCGAGATTCAGTTTGAGGTACAAGCCACCAGTTTTCCATCTCCACGAACGAGAatagcctacattatttctctcttAACCGGACAAGCAGTAGAGTAAATGTCCCCTTTATGGGAAAGGGACGATCCTATTCTTTTGAATTATTATACTGAGTTTGTTGCAAGATCTTCGACGAGCCGGACAGAACTACTTCAGCCTCTCTGGAAATTCTTTGTCACCGTCGGGgactcagtcagtcagtcagtatgTCCTTCAGTTCAGTACCCTGTCTTACAAATTGAACTGGAATGATGAGGCATTGGCCGCTGCTTTCTGGAGCGGTTTATCGGATAAAATCAAGGACGACCTAACCACCCGAGATATTCCTGCTAAACTGGACGATTTAATATCTGTATAAAAGTCCAGGTGTAAGCTTTTCAGTAGTCGACCCCGATCAAGACCACAGCAGGCTCTTCCTCCAAGTCACCTTGTTAAGTCTTGTAGTCATCGTCCGgtaaactcccgctcctagctacACAGGAGAGCTTAAGCTAGGAGTATCCATTGAATCATCTGTGAAGGAACCCATTCTACTTATTTGTTGGGAAGTCCCATCTACTTCCATCAAAATCTCTGCTTTGCTCGACTCTAGTGCAGCAGAAAACTTTTTTttaatcttacgtcctagaggatgcaggggtccacattagtaccatggcgtatagactggtgcactaggagccatgggcactttaagagcttttaatagtgtgtgctggctcctccctctatgcccctcccaccagacccagtttagaaaatttgcccgaggagctccataggagttttctagttttattgttttcttaaagttaggcacagggaggctgctggcaacagcctccctgcttcataggACATggggggggaagtagtgtccaaccctccgaggttaatggccactatctctgctgacaggacactgagctcctgagggtgtcgattgCAAGCCCCCGAGGCACTGCCGCTATCCCCTAAAAGAGCCAGAAGATGTTGGTGATGAGTTGAAcgccggtgacccgacaagcggggatccGGTGAGAATGGTGGCATCAGGGTGGGAGGGGAGGACTGCGGATGCACTCCAGGGGGCTCAGAAGTAGAgtggggcaccctgggccagcgcagaCACCCTAAAAACTGGTCACAGCAGCTATCGGGGACACTGGGCTACTGCTAGCaacatttacctcaggccagtataatctctggaAGATGCGCTattacagggggcagagcttctcagagcggatccagcactcgccagtgccattttctccttgcAGATCACACTactgagatgctgacagggagcgctgaccctccacttaactccagctatcctgtgcggtaccagggggttatagaagggggaggGGATAGTGTTATCAACATTACTGTGcagtctattaaggttgcacagtcagcgccacacatttctccggcagggtccacaggataacaatgagatatgatggagcgacagcggattggcactaaacgatcacaagctttcagtcctcccaggatgcaccgagcccgtccatatatccccgcccactggctcaggcaaatcgtttttttgtttggtgcggcaggagccgaaccatggtcacagggctgcggtGTTTGGCAGCCTtcagctttctctaacgtcctaagtggatgctggggactccgtaaggaccatgggattagcggctccgcaggagactgggcacaactacaaaaaaagcttttagactactggtgtgcattggctcctcccactaagaccctcctccagacctccgttagattcttgtgcccggccgagctggatgcacactaggggctctcctgagcacctagaaagaaagtatatttagtttttttattttcagtgagatctgctggcaacagactcactgcagcgagggactaaggggagaagaagcgaacctacctaacaggtggtagtttgggcttcttaggctactggacaccatt
This region includes:
- the THAP1 gene encoding THAP domain-containing protein 1 isoform X2, with protein sequence MLFPLTRPLLCKKWEAAVRRVDFKPTKYSSICSDHFTPDCFKRACNNKLLKDNAVPTVFSYTDSKPLSTKSIKKEELSAPAPTISEMDPAIGLLLPPPYTPSHIAVICDHNYTVEDTVLQRRRIQQLEEQVDKLRKKLRIANQRCRRQERSLEKLEKEVSDYKNGSGFVIVPSNYFEVYNESERTETHSIINI
- the THAP1 gene encoding THAP domain-containing protein 1 isoform X1, encoding MVQSCSAYGCKNRYDKDKPISFHKFPLTRPLLCKKWEAAVRRVDFKPTKYSSICSDHFTPDCFKRACNNKLLKDNAVPTVFSYTDSKPLSTKSIKKEELSAPAPTISEMDPAIGLLLPPPYTPSHIAVICDHNYTVEDTVLQRRRIQQLEEQVDKLRKKLRIANQRCRRQERSLEKLEKEVSDYKNGSGFVIVPSNYFEVYNESERTETHSIINI